The Gordonibacter urolithinfaciens genome contains a region encoding:
- a CDS encoding ATP-binding protein, which yields MIRRPLYMNKLEDLKAPELVKAIVGVRRCGKSTLMRQLRNDLVEGGTSPDSIIYVDFELPSNSSLTDPDAFIAHVAERANREGPKYLFVDEVQELDRWEPTINGLRAEFGLDIYVTGSNARMFSGEDMTYLSGRYVSLHVLPLSLAELCQFVGIDVSERQAAEDAYELLVREGGFPAVALAPTDALKHAILDGIYDSVFTRDILLRGRIRNEAAFARVASFVLDNVGNQTSASAIEKALRAGGHRVSAETIDNYLSLMQKAHLIYRCDRYDIRGKERLRTNGKYYVVDPGLRNRVLGLRAGNRGHLTENMVFLELIRRGYDVSVGTLPNAEIDFVVQDGRSISYVQVSETVLDPTTLERELTPFAKLSDGFPRVLITKDRTDYGRDGVRHVNLYDFLLGAPLP from the coding sequence ATGATTCGCCGCCCTCTTTACATGAACAAGCTCGAAGACTTGAAGGCCCCCGAGCTCGTCAAGGCCATCGTCGGCGTGCGCCGTTGCGGGAAGTCGACCCTCATGAGACAGCTCCGCAACGACCTGGTGGAAGGCGGCACCTCCCCCGACTCCATCATCTACGTCGACTTCGAGCTCCCCTCGAACAGCAGCCTCACCGATCCGGACGCGTTCATCGCCCACGTCGCCGAGCGTGCGAACCGCGAGGGCCCTAAGTACCTCTTCGTCGACGAGGTGCAGGAGCTCGATCGCTGGGAACCGACGATCAACGGGCTTCGCGCGGAATTCGGGCTGGACATCTACGTCACCGGATCGAACGCGAGGATGTTCTCGGGCGAGGACATGACGTACCTCTCCGGCCGTTACGTGAGCCTGCACGTCCTGCCGCTTTCCCTAGCGGAGCTCTGCCAGTTCGTCGGCATCGACGTCTCCGAACGCCAGGCGGCCGAAGACGCCTACGAGCTCCTCGTGCGGGAAGGCGGCTTCCCCGCCGTGGCGCTCGCCCCCACCGACGCCCTCAAGCACGCCATCCTCGACGGCATCTACGACTCCGTGTTCACGCGAGACATCCTGCTGCGCGGAAGGATTCGCAACGAGGCGGCTTTCGCGCGCGTGGCCTCGTTCGTGCTCGACAACGTCGGCAACCAAACCTCCGCCTCGGCTATCGAGAAGGCCCTCAGGGCAGGCGGCCACAGAGTGAGCGCCGAGACGATCGACAACTACCTCTCGCTCATGCAGAAGGCCCACCTCATCTACCGCTGCGACCGCTACGACATCCGCGGCAAGGAGCGCCTGCGCACGAACGGAAAATACTACGTCGTCGACCCCGGCCTTCGCAACCGCGTCTTGGGGCTGCGCGCCGGCAACCGCGGCCATCTGACGGAGAACATGGTGTTCCTCGAGCTCATCCGCCGGGGATACGACGTGAGTGTCGGAACGCTTCCCAACGCCGAGATCGATTTCGTCGTGCAGGACGGGAGAAGCATTAGCTATGTTCAGGTGAGCGAGACCGTGCTCGATCCCACCACGCTCGAACGCGAGCTCACCCCCTTCGCCAAGCTCTCAGACGGATTCCCTCGCGTGCTGATCACGAAAGACCGCACCGACTACGGCCGCGACGGCGTGCGCCACGTGAACCTGTACGATTTCCTGCTGGGAGCGCCGCTTCCCTGA
- the ispD gene encoding 2-C-methyl-D-erythritol 4-phosphate cytidylyltransferase produces the protein MTKTIDPVFSSEVLRAPELACDSLDIDTIAQSLHGLKGEVDKNPQTAAIILAGGTGERFGKEGGKQLVEIAGKPILTWSAEAFDAVGDIGLIVIVCPEDRCDEYLKRAIDPFPFVTPIVVAPSGPSRQESAFSGLEFVPDDYEYVILHDGARPLISPDLIAHTIATLKGNIDCDGAVVAHPAVDTLKVVENGVIVGTPDRRVFWNAQTPQVFRAGIYRRAHASALSDGFMGTDDSSLIERLGGRVLVVEGKRDNIKLTVPEDYLMLAAAVRTNYMKGAEE, from the coding sequence ATGACCAAGACAATCGATCCCGTGTTCTCGTCGGAGGTGCTGCGCGCGCCTGAGCTGGCGTGCGACAGCTTGGACATCGACACGATCGCGCAGTCGCTGCACGGGCTGAAGGGCGAGGTCGACAAGAACCCGCAGACCGCGGCCATCATACTGGCCGGCGGCACGGGGGAGCGCTTCGGCAAGGAGGGCGGCAAGCAGCTCGTGGAGATAGCGGGCAAGCCCATCCTCACCTGGTCGGCCGAGGCCTTCGACGCTGTGGGCGACATCGGGCTCATCGTCATCGTGTGCCCCGAGGACCGCTGCGACGAGTACCTCAAGCGCGCCATCGACCCGTTCCCGTTCGTCACGCCCATCGTGGTGGCGCCCTCGGGCCCCAGCCGCCAGGAATCGGCGTTCTCGGGCCTGGAGTTCGTGCCGGACGACTACGAGTACGTCATCCTGCACGACGGCGCCCGCCCGCTCATCTCGCCCGACCTCATCGCGCACACCATCGCCACGCTCAAGGGCAACATCGACTGCGACGGCGCCGTGGTGGCGCACCCGGCGGTGGACACCTTGAAGGTGGTGGAGAACGGCGTGATCGTGGGCACGCCCGATCGCCGCGTGTTCTGGAACGCGCAGACCCCGCAGGTGTTCCGCGCCGGCATCTACCGCCGCGCGCACGCCTCGGCGCTCTCCGACGGCTTCATGGGCACCGACGACTCCTCGCTCATCGAGCGCTTGGGCGGCCGCGTGCTCGTGGTGGAGGGCAAGCGCGACAACATCAAGCTCACCGTGCCTGAGGACTACCTCATGCTGGCCGCCGCCGTGCGCACCAACTACATGAAGGGGGCAGAGGAATGA
- the lysS gene encoding lysine--tRNA ligase, producing MSDTNDTTDTGQVIEDDPIAVRRAKREALLAAGRDPYGHAFAYSHHLADLASQYEGLEDGASTEDEVQVAGRIMAKRDQGKLAFLELRDSSGDMQLFCRINALGEESFSELKDLDVGDWIGVVGTMMRTKRGQLSVAVESFELLSKSLRPLPEKFHGLADKETRYRQRYVDLVMNPEVKDTFTKRFKIVAAIRRFMEDHGYFEVETPILHPILGGANARPFVTHHNALDKDFYLRIATELHLKRLIVGGFEKVFEIGRQFRNEGMDPYHNPEFTTMEFYQAFSDLEGMMELTQGVVQAAALAACGTTQVEYQGQQVDLGGTWRRATMIELASEGAGEDVSFARTREELVAILERNGGHAEDAWGKGKLIAEIFEAVAEEKLIQPTFVTEHPLEVSPLAKKKAGEPELTERFELFICGHEYANAFGELNDPVDQAERFRKQVEAKDLGDDEAMGYDDDYVRALEYGMPPAGGCGIGIDRLVMLLTDAPSIRDVLLFPHMRDEAPAGGRSRAAAPVAAAPTAVADAPAAAPIDFSKVVVEPLFEDEVDFDTFSKSDFRAVKVKECAAVPKSKKLLQFTLDDGTGADRVILSGIHAYYEPEELVGRTLIAITNLPPRKMMGVESCGMLLSAIHEEPGKDGQPEERLNLLMVDDRIPAGAKLY from the coding sequence ATGAGCGACACCAACGACACGACGGATACCGGGCAGGTCATCGAGGACGATCCCATCGCGGTGCGCCGCGCCAAGCGCGAGGCGCTGCTGGCGGCGGGGCGCGACCCATACGGCCATGCGTTCGCTTACTCGCACCACTTGGCCGACCTTGCCTCCCAGTACGAGGGTCTCGAGGACGGCGCGTCCACCGAGGACGAGGTGCAGGTGGCAGGCCGCATCATGGCCAAGCGCGACCAGGGCAAGCTCGCTTTTCTCGAGCTGCGCGACTCCTCGGGCGACATGCAGCTGTTCTGCCGCATCAACGCGCTGGGCGAGGAATCGTTCTCCGAGCTCAAGGACCTCGACGTGGGCGACTGGATCGGCGTCGTCGGCACCATGATGCGCACGAAGCGCGGCCAGCTCTCCGTGGCGGTCGAGTCCTTCGAGCTGCTGTCCAAGAGCCTGCGCCCCCTGCCCGAGAAGTTCCACGGCCTGGCCGACAAGGAGACGCGCTACCGCCAGCGCTACGTCGACCTGGTAATGAACCCCGAGGTGAAGGACACGTTCACGAAGCGCTTCAAAATCGTGGCAGCCATCCGCCGCTTTATGGAAGACCACGGCTACTTCGAGGTGGAGACGCCCATCCTGCACCCCATCCTCGGCGGCGCGAACGCGCGCCCCTTCGTCACGCATCACAACGCGCTCGACAAGGACTTCTACCTGCGCATCGCCACCGAGCTGCACCTCAAGCGCCTCATCGTGGGCGGCTTCGAGAAGGTGTTCGAGATCGGCCGGCAGTTCCGCAACGAGGGCATGGACCCCTACCACAACCCCGAGTTCACCACCATGGAGTTCTACCAGGCGTTCTCCGACCTGGAGGGCATGATGGAGCTCACGCAGGGCGTCGTGCAGGCCGCGGCGCTGGCCGCATGCGGCACCACGCAGGTTGAGTACCAGGGCCAGCAGGTGGACCTGGGCGGCACGTGGCGCCGCGCCACCATGATCGAGCTGGCCAGCGAGGGCGCGGGGGAGGACGTGAGCTTCGCGCGCACCCGCGAGGAGCTGGTGGCCATCCTCGAGCGCAACGGCGGCCATGCCGAGGACGCGTGGGGCAAGGGCAAGCTCATCGCCGAGATCTTCGAGGCGGTTGCCGAGGAGAAGCTCATCCAGCCCACGTTCGTGACGGAGCATCCCCTGGAGGTGTCGCCGCTCGCCAAGAAGAAGGCTGGCGAGCCCGAGCTCACCGAGCGCTTCGAGCTGTTCATCTGCGGCCACGAGTACGCCAACGCCTTCGGCGAGCTGAACGACCCGGTGGACCAGGCCGAGCGCTTCCGCAAGCAGGTGGAGGCGAAGGACCTGGGCGACGACGAGGCCATGGGCTACGACGACGACTACGTGCGCGCGCTCGAGTACGGCATGCCCCCGGCGGGCGGCTGCGGCATCGGCATCGACCGCCTGGTCATGCTGCTCACCGACGCCCCGTCCATCCGCGACGTGTTGCTGTTCCCCCACATGAGGGATGAGGCCCCTGCAGGCGGGCGCTCGCGCGCTGCCGCGCCGGTTGCGGCCGCGCCGACGGCTGTCGCCGACGCTCCTGCGGCCGCGCCCATCGACTTCTCGAAGGTGGTCGTGGAGCCGCTGTTCGAGGACGAGGTCGATTTCGACACGTTCAGCAAGTCGGACTTCCGCGCCGTGAAGGTGAAGGAGTGCGCAGCCGTTCCCAAGAGCAAGAAGCTGCTGCAGTTCACGCTCGATGACGGCACGGGCGCCGACCGCGTCATCCTGTCCGGCATCCACGCCTACTACGAGCCGGAGGAGCTGGTGGGCCGCACGCTCATCGCCATCACCAACCTCCCGCCGCGCAAGATGATGGGCGTCGAATCGTGCGGCATGCTGCTCTCCGCCATCCACGAGGAGCCCGGCAAGGACGGCCAGCCCGAGGAGCGCCTGAACCTGCTCATGGTGGACGACCGCATCCCCGCCGGCGCGAAGCTGTACTAG
- a CDS encoding ATP-dependent Clp protease ATP-binding subunit, whose amino-acid sequence MSFEKFTDKARKVLVLAQDEARSLHQPYVGTEHILLGLIQEKDGLAAQALDRKGVKYDAVVQAIRQVVAIDEDTDVSGHLSFTPRVKRVLENSLREAMQMGQSYISTEHLLLGIVREGDGTALEVLTRLGISGDDVRSALNDLVGQSPVYAGRNAFDPQGQGSDSVLKEFGTDLTQKARDGKLDPVIGRAGEIERVMQVLSRRQKNNPLLIGEPGVGKTAVAEGLAQLIVSNQVPDILRDKRLFTLDVSALVAGSKYRGEFEERLKKCIKEVMDAGDIILFIDEMHTLIGAGSAEGSIDAAAILKPPLSRGEIQVIGATTIDEYRKHLEKDSALERRFQPITVGEPNEEQALRIMEGLRDRYEAHHQVHFTDEALQAAVTLADRYIQDRFLPDKAIDVLDEAGARMRIRNMTLPKELRDLDEDLRKLRAEKDGAIAAQDFERAAQLRDEEAQLKDKRAQAEKDWEENAQKTIQQVTVEDIADVVSMTTGVPVSNLTEAETEKLLRMESVLHERVVGQEEAVTALSKAIRRSRSGLKDPKRPAGSFIFLGPSGVGKTELSKALAEFLFNSEDALLSFDMSEYMEKHSVSRLVGSPPGYVGFDEGGQLTKAVRQRPYSVVLFDEIEKAHPDVFNILLQILEEGRLTDAQGRTVDFRNTVIIMTSNVGAREIAQPTTLGFSTEEHAGLSDKEIKSRVMSEMKKLFRPEFLNRIDEIIVFKSLNDEQIAEIVKLMVADLRERLIAQNMSINLTDTACKLIAKEGTDATFGARPLRRAIQRLLEDPLSEEILEGKWSTGSIIDVDAVDGELVFTQGSGVVPEPRKRDSIARDAELLLTNYDLGHAGVRGGGSMSGGAAD is encoded by the coding sequence ATGTCATTTGAGAAGTTTACGGACAAAGCGCGCAAGGTGCTCGTCCTGGCGCAGGATGAGGCCCGCTCGCTCCACCAGCCCTACGTGGGCACCGAGCACATCCTGCTCGGCCTTATACAAGAGAAGGACGGACTGGCCGCCCAGGCCCTCGACCGCAAGGGCGTGAAGTACGACGCCGTGGTGCAGGCTATCCGCCAGGTGGTGGCCATCGACGAGGACACCGACGTGTCCGGGCATCTCTCCTTCACGCCCCGCGTCAAGCGCGTGCTGGAGAACAGCCTGCGCGAGGCCATGCAGATGGGCCAATCCTACATATCCACCGAGCATCTGCTGCTCGGCATCGTGCGCGAGGGCGACGGTACCGCGCTCGAGGTGCTCACGCGCCTGGGCATCTCCGGCGACGACGTGCGCAGCGCGCTGAACGACCTCGTGGGGCAGAGCCCCGTGTACGCCGGGCGCAACGCGTTCGACCCCCAAGGCCAAGGCTCCGACAGCGTGCTCAAGGAGTTCGGCACCGACCTCACGCAGAAGGCGCGCGACGGCAAGCTGGACCCGGTCATCGGCCGCGCGGGCGAGATCGAGCGCGTCATGCAGGTGCTCTCGCGCCGCCAGAAGAACAACCCGCTGCTCATCGGCGAGCCGGGCGTGGGCAAGACCGCCGTGGCCGAGGGCCTGGCGCAGCTCATCGTGTCGAACCAGGTGCCGGACATCCTGCGCGACAAGCGCCTGTTCACGCTCGACGTGAGCGCGCTCGTGGCCGGGTCGAAGTACCGCGGCGAGTTCGAAGAGCGCCTGAAGAAGTGCATCAAGGAGGTCATGGACGCGGGCGACATCATCCTGTTCATCGACGAGATGCACACGCTCATCGGCGCGGGATCGGCCGAGGGCTCCATCGACGCGGCCGCCATCCTGAAGCCGCCGCTGTCGCGCGGCGAGATCCAGGTCATCGGCGCCACCACCATCGACGAGTACCGCAAGCACCTGGAGAAGGACTCCGCGCTGGAGCGCCGCTTCCAGCCCATCACCGTGGGCGAGCCGAACGAGGAGCAGGCGCTGCGCATCATGGAGGGCCTGCGCGACCGCTACGAGGCGCATCACCAGGTACACTTCACCGACGAGGCGCTGCAGGCGGCCGTGACGCTGGCCGACCGCTACATCCAGGACCGCTTCCTGCCCGACAAGGCCATCGACGTGCTCGACGAGGCCGGCGCCCGCATGCGCATCCGCAACATGACGCTGCCGAAGGAGCTGCGCGACCTGGACGAGGACCTGCGCAAGCTCCGCGCCGAGAAGGACGGTGCCATCGCCGCCCAGGACTTCGAGCGCGCCGCCCAGCTGCGCGACGAGGAGGCCCAGCTCAAGGACAAGCGCGCCCAGGCCGAGAAGGACTGGGAGGAGAATGCCCAGAAGACCATCCAGCAGGTGACGGTGGAGGACATCGCCGACGTGGTGTCCATGACCACGGGCGTGCCGGTATCGAACCTCACCGAGGCCGAGACCGAGAAGCTGCTGCGCATGGAGAGCGTGCTGCACGAGCGCGTCGTGGGCCAGGAAGAGGCCGTCACGGCGCTGTCGAAGGCCATCCGCCGCTCGCGCTCGGGCCTCAAGGATCCGAAGCGGCCCGCCGGCTCGTTCATCTTCCTGGGCCCCTCGGGCGTGGGCAAGACGGAGCTCTCGAAGGCGCTGGCCGAGTTCCTGTTCAACTCCGAGGATGCGCTCCTGTCCTTCGACATGTCCGAGTACATGGAGAAGCACAGCGTGTCCCGCCTGGTCGGCAGCCCTCCGGGCTACGTGGGCTTCGACGAGGGCGGCCAGCTGACGAAGGCCGTTCGCCAGCGCCCCTACTCGGTGGTGCTGTTCGACGAGATCGAGAAGGCGCACCCCGACGTGTTCAACATCCTGCTCCAGATCTTGGAGGAGGGCCGCTTGACGGACGCGCAGGGTCGCACGGTCGACTTCCGCAACACGGTCATCATCATGACGTCGAACGTGGGCGCGCGCGAGATCGCGCAGCCGACGACGCTCGGCTTCTCCACCGAGGAGCACGCGGGCCTCTCCGACAAGGAGATAAAGAGCCGCGTCATGTCCGAGATGAAGAAGCTGTTCCGTCCCGAGTTCCTGAACCGCATCGACGAGATCATCGTGTTCAAGAGCCTGAACGACGAGCAGATCGCCGAGATCGTGAAGCTCATGGTGGCCGACCTGCGCGAGCGCCTGATCGCGCAGAACATGTCCATCAACCTGACCGACACGGCGTGCAAGCTCATCGCCAAGGAGGGCACCGATGCCACGTTCGGCGCGCGCCCGCTGCGCCGTGCTATCCAGCGCTTGCTGGAGGACCCGCTGTCCGAGGAGATACTCGAGGGCAAGTGGTCCACGGGGTCGATCATCGACGTGGATGCAGTGGACGGCGAGCTTGTGTTCACCCAGGGCTCGGGCGTTGTCCCGGAGCCGCGGAAGCGCGACAGCATCGCGCGTGATGCCGAGCTGCTGCTGACGAACTACGACCTTGGCCATGCCGGCGTGCGTGGCGGCGGGTCGATGTCGGGCGGCGCGGCAGACTAG
- the ispF gene encoding 2-C-methyl-D-erythritol 2,4-cyclodiphosphate synthase translates to MTGSFDPASLRIGQGYDVHAFAEGRRLVLGGVDIPHARGLLGHSDADVLAHAIADALLGGIRGGDIGKLFPDTDPAFKDADSLKLLAAVADKVREEGYAILDVDSVIAAQAPKLSPHRDAMRANLAAAMGIPVENVGVKATTTEHLGFEGREEGISATAACLLCRCS, encoded by the coding sequence ATGACGGGCTCGTTCGATCCGGCCTCCCTGCGCATCGGGCAGGGCTACGACGTGCATGCGTTCGCCGAGGGGCGCCGGCTCGTTCTGGGCGGCGTGGACATACCGCATGCGCGCGGGCTCTTGGGGCACTCGGATGCCGACGTGCTCGCGCACGCCATTGCCGACGCCCTGCTCGGCGGCATCCGCGGGGGCGACATCGGGAAGCTCTTCCCCGACACCGACCCGGCCTTCAAGGATGCGGACTCGCTCAAGCTCTTGGCCGCCGTGGCCGACAAGGTGCGCGAGGAGGGCTACGCCATCCTCGACGTGGATTCCGTCATCGCCGCTCAAGCGCCCAAGCTCTCGCCGCACCGCGATGCCATGCGCGCGAACCTGGCCGCCGCCATGGGCATCCCCGTGGAGAACGTGGGCGTGAAGGCCACCACCACCGAGCACCTGGGCTTCGAGGGCCGCGAGGAGGGCATCTCCGCCACGGCCGCGTGCCTGCTCTGCCGATGTAGCTAG
- a CDS encoding U32 family peptidase: MRNQTAHIPELLAPAGGRAQLEAAVRFGADAVYFACDRFGLRQRASNFALDDVPAAVACAHAAGAKAYVAVNALMDADDVAALPAYLEALDAAGADALIVSDLGAFSLARKHAPHADLHVSTQAGVMNAVAARMWHELGASRVVCAREMSVEDIARMRADAPRDLELEAFVHGAMCMAVSGRCLLSSAMAGRSGNRGHCAQPCRWSYALVEEQRSGEFYPVEEDVRGTYVMNAQDLCMVEHLDDLAAAGVDSLKIEGRNKKAFYVASVVHAYRRVLDGADPAEGAAELACVSHRPYSTGFYYGAAEQSPECDGYVRECLHAADVRVCAPAGHGAWRVEAVCRNRFCEGDELEAVVPGRASFSVRVRNLAWLPRPDADDPHPAPVPAAVANRSAEAYAFTVAEELSPGDFLRIRTP; this comes from the coding sequence ATGCGAAATCAGACGGCACATATCCCGGAACTCCTCGCGCCGGCCGGCGGGCGGGCGCAGCTGGAGGCGGCGGTGCGCTTCGGGGCGGACGCCGTGTACTTCGCCTGCGATCGCTTCGGGCTGCGCCAGCGCGCCTCGAACTTCGCGCTCGACGACGTGCCGGCGGCGGTGGCCTGCGCTCATGCGGCCGGCGCGAAGGCCTACGTGGCCGTGAACGCGCTCATGGACGCCGACGATGTGGCGGCGCTGCCGGCGTACCTGGAGGCACTCGACGCGGCCGGCGCGGACGCGCTCATCGTGAGCGACCTCGGCGCGTTCTCGCTCGCGCGCAAGCACGCGCCGCATGCGGACCTGCACGTGAGCACGCAGGCGGGCGTCATGAACGCCGTCGCGGCCCGCATGTGGCACGAGCTGGGGGCGAGCCGCGTGGTGTGCGCCCGCGAGATGAGCGTGGAAGACATCGCGCGGATGCGCGCCGACGCGCCGCGCGATCTGGAGCTGGAGGCGTTCGTGCACGGGGCCATGTGCATGGCCGTGTCGGGGCGCTGCCTCTTGAGCTCGGCCATGGCCGGCCGCTCGGGCAACAGGGGGCACTGCGCCCAGCCGTGCCGGTGGAGCTACGCGCTGGTGGAGGAGCAGCGCTCCGGCGAGTTCTACCCGGTGGAGGAGGACGTGCGCGGCACCTACGTCATGAACGCGCAGGACCTGTGCATGGTGGAGCACCTGGACGATCTGGCCGCCGCCGGCGTGGACTCGCTCAAGATAGAGGGGCGCAACAAGAAGGCGTTCTACGTGGCATCGGTCGTGCACGCCTACCGCCGCGTGCTCGACGGGGCCGACCCGGCCGAGGGCGCGGCCGAGCTCGCGTGCGTGTCGCACCGTCCGTACTCAACCGGCTTCTACTACGGGGCCGCCGAGCAGTCGCCGGAATGCGACGGCTACGTGAGGGAGTGCCTGCATGCGGCCGACGTGCGCGTATGCGCCCCCGCCGGGCACGGCGCCTGGCGCGTGGAGGCGGTGTGCCGCAACCGCTTCTGCGAGGGCGACGAGCTGGAGGCCGTCGTGCCCGGACGCGCATCCTTCAGCGTGCGGGTGCGCAACCTGGCCTGGCTGCCGCGACCCGATGCGGACGATCCGCACCCCGCGCCCGTCCCCGCAGCTGTGGCGAACCGCTCCGCCGAGGCGTACGCGTTCACGGTCGCCGAAGAGCTCTCCCCGGGAGACTTCCTGCGCATAAGGACACCGTAG
- the cysS gene encoding cysteine--tRNA ligase gives MIRLYDTKVREKVDLETLERGKVGMYVCGPTVYNYIHVGNARTFISFDNIRRYLMWRGFDVKFVQNVTDVDDKIIGKSLEEGRPAAEVAAEYTEAFIEDMRRANVLDPDVRPKATEEIPEMIELIGELVDGGHAYEVEGDVYFSVRSFPDYGALSGRNVDEMEGGHRELRADGKGVEDRKRDPLDFALWKAAKPGEPAWESPWGMGRPGWHIECSAMSRKYLGLPFDIHGGGGDLVFPHHENERAQSEAACGCTFANHWMHGGMLQINSEKMSKSLGNFKLLREVLETTRPEVLRFLMLQTHYRSPLDFSADRLDEAASALGRIENAVKNLDWLLANAEDIPSPLDLRALTDRTRQAKMGFILAMDDDFNTCKALGEVFDFIADVNAQAAGKTLSLSDVPPVRDARALIVELMGVFGIDVEAAAADAAGEGSAYPAEVVALAADIAGYEGSDAAEAVDALLAARADARAAKDWARADAVRDGLCGLGFTIEDTPQGARVTYEG, from the coding sequence ATGATCAGGCTCTACGACACCAAGGTCCGCGAGAAGGTGGACCTCGAGACGCTCGAGCGCGGCAAGGTCGGCATGTACGTGTGCGGCCCCACCGTGTACAACTACATCCATGTGGGCAACGCGCGCACGTTCATCAGCTTCGACAACATCCGCCGCTACCTCATGTGGCGCGGCTTCGACGTGAAGTTCGTGCAGAACGTCACCGACGTCGACGACAAGATCATCGGCAAGTCGCTCGAGGAGGGCCGCCCGGCCGCCGAGGTGGCCGCCGAGTACACCGAGGCGTTCATCGAGGACATGCGCCGCGCGAACGTGCTCGACCCCGACGTGCGCCCGAAGGCCACCGAGGAGATCCCCGAGATGATCGAGCTCATCGGCGAGCTCGTGGACGGCGGCCACGCCTACGAGGTGGAGGGCGACGTGTACTTCAGCGTGCGCTCGTTCCCGGACTACGGGGCGCTCTCGGGCCGCAACGTCGACGAGATGGAGGGAGGTCACCGCGAGCTGCGCGCCGACGGCAAGGGCGTGGAGGACCGCAAGCGCGACCCGCTCGACTTCGCGCTGTGGAAGGCCGCCAAGCCCGGTGAGCCGGCGTGGGAGTCGCCGTGGGGCATGGGCCGTCCGGGCTGGCACATCGAGTGCTCGGCCATGTCGCGCAAGTACCTGGGGCTGCCGTTCGACATCCACGGCGGCGGCGGCGACCTCGTGTTCCCGCACCACGAGAACGAGCGCGCCCAGAGCGAGGCCGCGTGCGGCTGCACGTTCGCGAACCACTGGATGCACGGCGGCATGCTGCAGATCAACTCCGAGAAGATGAGCAAGTCGCTGGGGAACTTCAAGCTGCTGCGCGAAGTGCTGGAGACGACGCGTCCCGAGGTGCTGCGCTTCCTCATGCTGCAGACGCACTACCGCAGCCCCCTCGACTTCTCCGCCGACCGCCTGGACGAGGCCGCCTCGGCGCTCGGCCGCATCGAGAACGCGGTGAAGAACCTGGACTGGCTGCTGGCCAACGCCGAGGACATCCCCTCGCCGCTCGACCTGCGCGCGCTCACGGACCGCACGCGCCAGGCGAAGATGGGCTTCATCCTTGCCATGGACGACGACTTCAACACGTGCAAGGCGCTGGGCGAGGTGTTCGACTTCATCGCCGACGTGAACGCGCAGGCGGCGGGCAAGACGCTGTCGCTGTCCGACGTGCCGCCCGTGCGCGACGCCCGCGCGCTCATCGTCGAGCTCATGGGCGTGTTCGGCATCGACGTGGAGGCCGCCGCCGCGGATGCGGCGGGCGAAGGCTCTGCGTACCCCGCCGAGGTCGTGGCGCTGGCCGCCGACATCGCCGGCTACGAGGGCTCGGATGCCGCCGAGGCCGTGGACGCGCTCCTGGCCGCCCGCGCCGACGCCCGCGCCGCCAAGGACTGGGCCCGCGCCGACGCCGTCCGCGACGGCTTATGCGGCCTCGGCTTCACCATCGAGGACACCCCCCAGGGCGCCCGCGTGACGTACGAAGGGTAG
- a CDS encoding serine O-acetyltransferase: MFGDNLDRIVKGIEKNYEADEIFFTKPGRQFPSRSAVKGVLKDLRRVLFPGYFGDEMLTPSTSPEYFIGETLIQIERALREQIVLALAYTSDDRDAEEADPARSLCGGTPERICDRASEVCTVFFDELPSIQRVLLTDVQALYDGDPAAGSKEEVIFSYPGLYAIYVYRIAHVLYQQNVPIIPRIMTELAHSGTGIDIGAGAEIGEYFFIDHGTGVVIGETTVIGDHVKLYQGVTLGALSTRGGQRLAGVRRHPTIEDDVTIYSNASVLGGETVIGKGSVIAGSAFVTSSIPPHSRVSLKAQEITVRQPGERD, encoded by the coding sequence ATGTTCGGAGACAACCTCGATCGCATCGTGAAGGGCATCGAGAAGAACTACGAGGCCGACGAGATATTCTTCACGAAACCGGGGCGGCAGTTTCCCAGCCGCTCGGCCGTGAAGGGGGTTCTCAAGGACTTGCGGCGGGTGCTGTTTCCGGGCTATTTCGGCGACGAGATGCTCACGCCGTCCACGAGTCCGGAGTACTTCATCGGCGAGACGCTCATCCAGATCGAGCGGGCGCTGCGCGAGCAGATCGTCCTCGCCCTCGCCTACACGTCCGACGACCGCGACGCCGAGGAGGCCGATCCGGCCCGCTCGCTGTGCGGCGGGACTCCCGAGCGCATCTGCGATCGCGCCTCGGAGGTGTGCACGGTGTTTTTCGACGAGCTTCCCAGCATCCAGCGGGTGCTGCTCACCGATGTTCAGGCGCTCTACGACGGAGATCCGGCCGCCGGCTCGAAGGAGGAGGTCATCTTCTCGTATCCAGGCCTGTACGCCATCTACGTGTACCGTATCGCGCACGTGCTCTACCAGCAGAACGTGCCCATCATCCCGCGCATCATGACCGAGCTCGCGCACAGCGGCACGGGCATCGACATCGGCGCGGGGGCCGAGATCGGCGAGTACTTCTTCATCGACCACGGCACGGGCGTGGTGATAGGCGAGACCACCGTCATCGGCGACCACGTGAAGCTCTACCAAGGCGTGACGCTCGGCGCGCTGTCCACGCGCGGCGGGCAGCGGCTCGCGGGGGTGCGGCGCCATCCCACCATCGAGGACGACGTGACCATCTACTCCAACGCCTCGGTGCTCGGCGGCGAGACGGTGATCGGGAAGGGGTCGGTCATCGCCGGTTCCGCGTTCGTCACCTCGTCGATCCCGCCGCATTCCCGCGTGTCGCTGAAGGCGCAGGAGATCACCGTGCGCCAACCGGGCGAGCGGGACTAA